One window of the Mixophyes fleayi isolate aMixFle1 chromosome 6, aMixFle1.hap1, whole genome shotgun sequence genome contains the following:
- the ATOH7 gene encoding transcription factor ATOH7 — MKSDTVTHGDFTAGCQAQCKGCPLRCMPGRVEGSTKRRTAANARERRRMQGLNTAFDSLRKVVPQWGEDKKLSKYETLQMALSYIMALNRILTEAERYRGEGDWSTINHYDQFHQDHCQSYLAAGSPNACDHFISQTFSH, encoded by the coding sequence ATGAAGTCTGACACAGTAACTCACGGAGATTTCACAGCTGGTTGCCAGGCACAGTGCAAGGGATGCCCACTCAGGTGTATGCCAGGCAGAGTGGAAGGTTCCACCAAGAGGAGAACCGCTGCCAACGCcagggagaggaggaggatgcAAGGGCTGAACACGGCTTTTGATAGCCTAAGGAAAGTGGTGCCACAGTGGGGAGAGGACAAGAAGCTCTCCAAGTACGAGACTCTACAGATGGCTCTGAGTTACATTATGGCTCTCAACAGGATCCTCACAGAAGCAGAGAGATACAGGGGTGAAGGGGACTGGTCTACCATTAATCACTATGACCAATTTCACCAAGATCACTGTCAGAGTTACTTGGCAGCTGGGTCTCCAAATGCCTGTGATCACTTTATTTCACAGACGTTCTCTCACTAG